A single Gambusia affinis linkage group LG22, SWU_Gaff_1.0, whole genome shotgun sequence DNA region contains:
- the LOC122825854 gene encoding uncharacterized protein LOC122825854 produces MCCIAECTETSPVVYSNASAQNKWLSKHFYAISEVLPDLTEASKDILEETLQSIGVETYDDFQFIVEEDLLSALRPIQARKALAAWKFRCRTPETSRSSSNASPDTPPSQPSLSPLSVSSNSSSSNQSSAADWVDTFEIPWEKFSEELMQALERGKRPSPKMRKEMVRIVVSEMMRKSSYLGKRCSTEVAKKMVAKYPKSLQDVIDGDVIGPGYHSLVKQLQYRIENVKRSTMPKIRTRKRCSENSDTDEIPQEQRAAIQDTYGCINWNVKFLPLGETAESQQQKKDKLKMMSLQKEANPEEMKQLLRTTFYSQRKDINQGKSIQDVLEAWPVLFHDIGMAVHYKELTGLGLKETFMRNMDMKGKRLLNYMNTVCVNKNKRFFQAQTKLTMLKGELDGYSENVKELMLLLLCYFNENEEAMFFCVEDTCLAEEVQMENVSLTPTIIVCGQSCFHAKRFMLSVDQQIGNNNISCFISALCMMFGSYYCFNIHYPSGLASTLEFLQRCFFSINPDKGSKVEETRKPRLHVNPRVLTLIQELSDYEWRDV; encoded by the exons ATGTGTTGCATTGCAGAGTGCACAGAAACGAGCCCAGTTGTGTATTCAAATGCCTCAGCACAGAAT AAATGGCTGAGCAAACATTTTTACGCTATCAGTGAAGTGTTGCCCGATCTTACAGAGGCTTCAAAAGACATTCTTGAGGAGACTTTACAGTCAATTGGAGTAGAAACGTATGATGACTTCCAGTTCATTGTTGAGGAAGACTTGCTGTCAGCATTAAGACCAATTCAAGCCAGAAAGGCACTTGCTGCTTGGAAATTCAGAT gCCGGACCCCTGAAACCAGCAGGTCCTCAAGTAATGCGTCACCAGATACTCCTCCATCACAGCCGTCTTTGTCCCCACTAAGTGTGTCATCAAACTCCTCCAGCAGCAACCAGTCATCTGCAGCAGACTGGGTGGACACCTTTGAGATACCATGGGAAAAGTTCTCAGAAGAACTGATGCAGGCATTAGAGAGAGGTAAACGGCCAAGTCCAAAAATGAGGAAGGAGATGGTCAGGATTGTGGTGTCTGAAATGATGCGAAAAAGTTCTTACTTGGGTAAAAGGTGTTCTACAGAGGTTGCAAAGAAGATGGTGGCAAAATATCCAAAATCTCTACAAGATGTTATCGATGGAGATGTCATTGGCCCTGGCTATCATTCACTCGTCAAACAACTTCAATATCGAATTGAGAACGTGAAGCGATCTACAATGCCTAAAATAAGAACGCGAAAGCGCTGCTCTGAAAACTCTGACACAGATGAAATTCCTCAGGAACAGAGAGCTGCAATTCAGGACACCTATGGGTGTATCAACTGGAATGTAAAATTCCTTCCTCTTGGAGAAACTGCTGAAAGTCAGCAACAGAAGAAGGACAAGCTCAAGATGATGTCTCTGCAGAAGGAGGCCAATCCTGAGGAGATGAAACAATTACTGAGGACAACTTTCTACTCACAGCGCAAAGATATTAACCAGGGGAAAAGCATTCAAGATGTTTTGGAAGCCTGgcctgttttatttcatgacatTGGGATGGCTGTACACTACAAGGAACTTACTGGACTTGGATTGAAGGAAACCTTCATGAGGAACATGGATATGAAGGGGAAAAGACTGCTGAACTACATGAACACTGTttgtgtgaacaaaaacaaaaggtttttccaGGCTCAGACAAAGTTGACGATGTTAAAGGGAGAACTGGACGGTtactctgaaaatgttaaagagCTGATGCTCCTACTTCTCTGCTACTtcaatgaaaatgaagaagcaATGTTCTTCTGTGTGGAGGACACATGCCTAGCTGAAGAAGTACAGATGGAGAATGTCTCCTTGACTCCCACTATCATTGTGTGTG GTCAATCCTGCTTCCATGCTAAACGATTCATGCTGAGTGTGGATCAACAGATTGGAAACAACAACatctcctgttttatttctgccctCTGCATGATGTTTGGGAGctattattgttttaacataCATTATCCATCGGGGCTGGCGTCTACACTGGAGTTTCTGCAGAg GTGTTTCTTCTCAATCAACCCAGACAAGGGCAGTAAGGTGGAAGAAACCCGTAAACCCAGACTGCATGTGAACCCCCGTGTACTCACCTTGATCCAGGAACTTTCGGATTATGAGTGGCGTGATGTTTGA